The following coding sequences lie in one Mesorhizobium sp. DCY119 genomic window:
- a CDS encoding ABC transporter substrate-binding protein has translation MKKILAASILALSMATSGMAYADPLKIGMITTLSGGGAGLGVDARDGFMLALKQSGVKDIEVVTEDDAQKPELAVQIADKMIQSDKVDLLTGIIWSNLAMAVVPNAVAQGKFYLSVNAGPSALAGAKCDKNYFNVAYQNDNFHEAMGNYANTAGYKKVFILAPNYPAGTDSLNGFKRFYKGELAGEVYTKLGQTDYAAEIAQIRDSGADSVFFFLPGGMGIAFMKQYAQSGVETPVMGPGFSFDQDVLGAIGDAAIGVKNSASWSKDLDNAANKKFVEGFEAEYKRLPSIYAAQAYDTANLIISAAGKASVKDADAFRAALKEAKFDSVRGKFKFNSNNHPIQDIYVREVVKEGDVLTNKIVATSFTDHEDAYAKDCKM, from the coding sequence ATGAAGAAGATACTTGCCGCAAGCATTCTGGCGCTGTCGATGGCGACGTCGGGCATGGCCTATGCCGACCCGCTCAAGATCGGCATGATCACCACGCTTTCCGGCGGCGGTGCGGGGCTGGGCGTCGATGCGCGCGACGGCTTCATGCTGGCGCTCAAGCAGTCGGGCGTGAAGGACATCGAGGTCGTCACCGAGGATGACGCCCAGAAGCCGGAACTGGCCGTGCAGATCGCCGACAAGATGATCCAGAGCGACAAGGTCGATCTGCTGACCGGCATCATCTGGTCGAACCTTGCCATGGCGGTGGTGCCGAACGCAGTGGCGCAGGGCAAGTTCTACCTTTCGGTCAATGCCGGCCCTTCGGCGCTGGCGGGCGCCAAGTGCGACAAGAATTATTTCAACGTCGCCTACCAGAACGATAATTTCCATGAGGCGATGGGCAACTATGCCAACACCGCCGGCTACAAGAAAGTGTTCATCCTGGCGCCGAACTACCCCGCTGGCACCGACTCGCTGAACGGCTTCAAGCGGTTCTACAAGGGCGAACTGGCCGGTGAGGTCTACACCAAGCTCGGTCAGACCGACTACGCCGCCGAGATCGCCCAGATCCGCGATTCCGGTGCCGACTCGGTGTTCTTCTTCCTGCCGGGCGGCATGGGCATCGCCTTCATGAAGCAATATGCGCAGTCGGGCGTGGAAACGCCGGTGATGGGCCCGGGCTTCTCCTTCGACCAGGACGTGCTCGGCGCGATCGGCGATGCGGCCATCGGCGTGAAGAACTCGGCCTCGTGGTCGAAGGACCTCGACAACGCCGCCAACAAGAAGTTCGTCGAAGGTTTTGAGGCCGAATACAAGCGGCTGCCTTCGATCTATGCGGCGCAGGCTTATGACACGGCGAACCTGATCATCTCGGCGGCCGGCAAGGCAAGTGTGAAGGATGCGGACGCCTTCCGCGCGGCGCTGAAGGAAGCGAAGTTCGATTCCGTGCGCGGCAAGTTCAAGTTCAACAGCAACAACCATCCCATCCAGGACATCTATGTCCGCGAAGTGGTGAAGGAAGGCGACGTGCTGACCAACAAGATCGTCGCCACCAGCTTCACCGACCATGAGGACGCCTACGCCAAAGACTGCAAGATGTGA
- the kynA gene encoding tryptophan 2,3-dioxygenase — MTQADNPAQGAQMEFRGRMSYGDYLHLEKVLDAQEPLSTAHDELLFIIQHQTSELWMKLAIHEIRSAIVAIREDRLQPAFKMLTRVARIFEQLNSAWDVLRTMTPSEYTQFRDSLGQSSGFQSYQYRAIEFLAGNRNNALLKPHAHRPEVLEKLEDILAAPSLYDEALLLLARQGFDVGADATRTDWRETRQESAAVLNVWRDIYRAPEEHWMLYELAEKLVDFEDYFRRWRFNHVTTVERIIGLKRGTGGTSGVSYLRKMLEVELFPELWKVRTEL, encoded by the coding sequence ATGACGCAGGCTGACAATCCCGCCCAAGGCGCCCAGATGGAATTTCGCGGGCGCATGTCCTATGGCGACTATCTCCATCTGGAAAAAGTGCTCGACGCGCAGGAGCCGCTGTCCACTGCGCATGATGAGCTTCTGTTCATCATCCAGCACCAGACATCCGAACTGTGGATGAAGCTTGCCATCCATGAGATACGCTCGGCGATCGTGGCGATCCGCGAGGATCGCTTGCAGCCGGCCTTCAAGATGCTGACGCGGGTGGCGCGCATCTTCGAGCAGCTGAACAGCGCCTGGGACGTGCTGCGCACGATGACGCCCAGCGAATACACGCAGTTCCGCGATTCGCTCGGCCAGTCCTCGGGTTTTCAATCCTACCAGTATCGGGCGATCGAATTTCTGGCCGGCAACCGCAACAACGCGCTGCTGAAGCCTCATGCGCACCGGCCGGAAGTCCTGGAGAAGCTCGAGGATATTCTTGCCGCGCCCAGCCTCTACGACGAGGCGCTGCTGCTGCTCGCCCGGCAGGGTTTTGATGTCGGCGCAGATGCAACGCGCACCGACTGGCGGGAAACCCGGCAGGAAAGCGCTGCCGTGCTGAACGTCTGGCGCGACATCTACCGCGCGCCGGAAGAGCACTGGATGCTCTACGAACTGGCGGAAAAGCTGGTCGATTTCGAGGACTATTTCCGCCGCTGGCGCTTCAACCACGTCACCACCGTCGAGCGCATCATCGGGTTGAAGCGCGGGACCGGGGGAACCTCGGGTGTATCCTACCTGCGCAAGATGCTGGAGGTTGAACTGTTTCCGGAACTCTGGAAAGTTCGCACCGAACTCTGA
- a CDS encoding tellurite resistance TerB family protein, whose translation MFDPKKLLDDLLGSKVPGTGSTVRDKAAQATQLAKDNPLAAGALAAVLLGTGTGRAVTGSALKLGGLAAVAGLAYKAYQNYQNGKQPEQAGTAQQELLPPPADTSFHPSQAPQGEAEFALTLVRVMIAAAKADGHVDDEERKKIADRLALSGVGSEAESFLLAEIDKPLDLDQLAASAHTDAQKIELYTAARLAIDPDTRAERGFLDMLAGRLKLPDALVDHIGATVSAAKTEATVGA comes from the coding sequence ATGTTCGATCCCAAGAAACTGCTCGATGACCTGCTCGGTTCGAAAGTTCCCGGCACGGGTTCGACCGTCAGGGACAAGGCCGCTCAGGCGACACAGCTTGCCAAGGACAACCCGCTGGCAGCGGGTGCGCTGGCAGCGGTGCTGCTCGGCACCGGCACAGGCCGTGCGGTTACCGGTTCGGCGCTGAAGCTCGGCGGGCTCGCCGCCGTCGCGGGGCTCGCCTACAAGGCCTACCAGAACTACCAGAACGGCAAGCAGCCGGAACAGGCGGGCACTGCCCAGCAAGAGCTGCTGCCGCCGCCCGCCGATACCAGTTTTCACCCGTCGCAGGCGCCGCAGGGCGAGGCGGAATTCGCGCTGACGCTGGTGCGCGTGATGATCGCCGCCGCCAAGGCCGATGGCCATGTCGATGACGAAGAGCGCAAGAAGATCGCCGACAGGCTGGCGCTTTCGGGCGTCGGCAGCGAGGCCGAAAGTTTTCTCCTTGCCGAAATCGACAAGCCGCTGGACCTCGACCAGCTTGCAGCTTCTGCCCATACGGATGCGCAGAAGATCGAGCTTTACACTGCCGCGCGCCTCGCCATCGACCCGGACACCCGCGCCGAGCGTGGCTTCCTCGACATGCTCGCCGGCCGGCTGAAACTGCCGGACGCGCTGGTCGACCATATCGGGGCGACGGTTTCGGCGGCCAAGACGGAAGCGACCGTCGGAGCGTAG
- a CDS encoding SMR family transporter: MPAYAILALAIICEVVATSAMKAAEGFTRPGPSVLVILGYAAAFFFLSQVLDRIPLGIAYAIWAGGGIALVGLVAWVVYGQRPDLAGFAGMGLIVAGVLVLNLFSKTSAH; the protein is encoded by the coding sequence ATGCCCGCTTACGCTATCCTCGCCCTTGCGATCATCTGCGAGGTCGTCGCCACGAGTGCGATGAAAGCCGCAGAAGGATTTACCAGACCTGGCCCCTCCGTGCTGGTGATCCTCGGTTATGCCGCGGCATTCTTCTTCCTGTCCCAAGTCCTTGACCGGATACCTCTCGGCATCGCTTACGCGATCTGGGCCGGTGGCGGGATCGCGCTGGTCGGGTTGGTCGCATGGGTCGTCTACGGGCAGCGGCCCGACCTTGCCGGCTTTGCGGGAATGGGCCTGATCGTTGCCGGTGTTCTGGTCCTGAACCTGTTCTCCAAAACCAGCGCTCATTAG
- a CDS encoding ABC transporter ATP-binding protein → MSLLEISGLESFYGASQALFGVNLAVAEGEVVALMGRNGMGKTTTIGSVLGLVRPRNGAIRLSGKDVAGMRPHRIARFGIGLVPEGRRCFPNLTVYENLVAAARPGVWTLARINELFPRLEERRDQYANTLSGGEQQMLAVSRALMTNPKLLILDEATEGLAPVIRQDIWAAIRRLKAEGQSILVVDKTLSELLPVADRCFVLEKGRTVFSGHPNELTADLQDRYLGV, encoded by the coding sequence ATGAGCCTTCTCGAAATATCCGGGCTGGAAAGCTTTTATGGCGCTTCGCAGGCGCTGTTCGGGGTCAATCTTGCGGTTGCCGAAGGCGAGGTCGTGGCGCTTATGGGCCGCAACGGCATGGGCAAGACGACGACGATCGGCTCCGTGCTCGGGCTCGTGCGGCCGCGCAATGGGGCGATCCGGCTGTCGGGGAAAGATGTCGCCGGAATGCGTCCGCATCGCATTGCCCGCTTCGGCATCGGGCTGGTGCCGGAAGGGCGGCGCTGTTTCCCGAACCTCACCGTCTACGAGAACCTCGTTGCCGCCGCGCGGCCCGGCGTCTGGACGCTTGCCCGCATCAACGAGCTTTTCCCGCGCCTGGAAGAGCGGCGTGACCAGTATGCCAACACGCTTTCGGGCGGCGAGCAGCAGATGCTGGCGGTGAGCCGCGCGCTGATGACCAATCCGAAGCTGCTGATCCTCGATGAAGCAACCGAAGGGCTGGCGCCGGTGATCCGGCAGGACATCTGGGCAGCGATCCGGCGGCTGAAGGCGGAGGGCCAGTCGATCCTCGTGGTCGACAAGACGCTGTCCGAACTTCTGCCGGTGGCCGACCGCTGCTTCGTGCTGGAAAAGGGCCGCACGGTGTTTTCCGGACACCCGAACGAACTGACCGCAGATTTGCAGGACCGTTATCTCGGTGTTTGA
- a CDS encoding RidA family protein, translating to MTAPTIHEVLHPANWKAAKGYANGVAAEGRVVYLGGQIGWTGDQVFEAKDLAGQTRQTLRNIVDILKEGGGRPEHIVKMTWYITDKAEYLANLREIGVAYRDVMGKHYPAMAMVQVVALMEDEARVEIEATAVLSA from the coding sequence ATGACCGCACCAACCATTCATGAGGTGCTTCACCCGGCCAACTGGAAGGCCGCCAAGGGCTATGCCAACGGCGTGGCTGCGGAAGGGCGCGTGGTCTATCTCGGCGGGCAGATCGGCTGGACCGGCGATCAGGTGTTTGAAGCCAAGGACCTTGCCGGCCAGACGCGGCAGACCCTGCGCAACATCGTCGACATTCTGAAAGAGGGCGGCGGCCGGCCCGAGCACATCGTCAAGATGACGTGGTACATCACCGACAAGGCCGAATATCTCGCCAATCTGCGCGAGATCGGCGTCGCCTATCGCGACGTCATGGGCAAGCACTATCCGGCCATGGCCATGGTGCAGGTGGTGGCGCTGATGGAGGATGAGGCAAGGGTGGAGATCGAGGCGACGGCGGTGTTGTCGGCTTAG
- a CDS encoding ABC transporter ATP-binding protein, whose amino-acid sequence MADTVLSIRDLKKTFGALKATDGVSIDLRPGEIHALIGPNGAGKTTLIHQISGSIKPDSGSVHFLGEDVSRLGVAARARRGLGRSFQISSLAPEFSALRNVMLAVQSRQGSSFRFLRPVMADKSLTEPAMAMLERTGLAARAQVPAAALSHGERRQLEIAIALALGSKAFLFDEPMAGMGPEGSKALTAFLDKLRQEAPILLVEHDMDAVFALADRISVLVYGRIIASGTVDEIRNDPEVRRAYLGEAS is encoded by the coding sequence ATGGCTGACACCGTCCTTTCCATTCGCGACCTGAAAAAGACTTTTGGCGCGCTGAAGGCGACCGACGGCGTAAGCATCGACCTGCGCCCCGGCGAAATCCACGCGCTGATCGGACCCAATGGCGCCGGCAAGACGACGCTGATCCATCAGATTTCCGGCTCCATCAAGCCGGACAGCGGCTCGGTGCATTTCCTTGGCGAAGATGTCAGCCGGCTTGGCGTGGCGGCGCGCGCCCGGCGCGGGCTTGGCCGCAGCTTCCAGATTTCGTCGCTGGCGCCGGAGTTTTCGGCGCTGCGCAATGTCATGCTGGCGGTGCAGTCGCGGCAAGGGTCGAGCTTCCGCTTCCTGCGCCCGGTGATGGCCGACAAATCGCTGACCGAACCGGCGATGGCAATGCTGGAGCGCACCGGCCTTGCCGCCCGCGCGCAGGTGCCGGCGGCCGCCTTGTCGCATGGCGAGCGGCGGCAGTTGGAGATCGCCATTGCGCTGGCGCTTGGCTCAAAGGCGTTCCTGTTCGACGAGCCGATGGCGGGCATGGGGCCGGAAGGCTCGAAAGCGCTGACTGCGTTCCTCGACAAGCTGCGCCAGGAAGCGCCGATATTGCTGGTCGAGCACGATATGGATGCGGTGTTTGCGCTGGCAGACCGCATTTCGGTGCTCGTCTATGGCCGCATCATCGCCAGCGGCACGGTGGACGAAATCCGCAACGACCCGGAAGTGCGCCGCGCCTATCTCGGGGAAGCCTCATGA
- a CDS encoding branched-chain amino acid ABC transporter permease has product MSRETLINILLAAVLLALPFIATAMEEPFYITLATRMAILALAAVGLNIALGLGGLISFGHAAFFGIGGYVAGIFASHAFNMEPMFSSPFEFSGSDQMPVIWLAAMLVSVLVASPIGAISLRTSGVYFIMITLAFAQMIYYFAISWPAYGGEDGLSIITRNGFPGVNTANPLSFFLICYGVLAVALLMFWLIQNSRFGAALQAGRQNEQRLAAVGIVPFRVRLVAFAISAAITGLAGALFADLNRFVSPSMLSWQMSGELIVLIILGGTARLFGPVAGAMLFVLFEFALGGVTERWQFFLGLILLGVVLFARGGLIGLVAGKARHG; this is encoded by the coding sequence ATGAGCCGCGAAACCCTCATCAACATCCTTCTTGCAGCCGTCCTTCTGGCGCTGCCCTTCATCGCGACCGCGATGGAGGAGCCGTTCTACATCACGCTCGCCACCCGCATGGCGATCCTGGCCCTGGCGGCAGTGGGCCTCAACATCGCGCTCGGGCTGGGTGGACTGATCTCGTTCGGCCACGCTGCCTTCTTCGGCATCGGCGGCTATGTCGCCGGCATTTTTGCCAGCCATGCCTTCAACATGGAGCCGATGTTTTCCTCGCCCTTCGAATTTTCCGGCAGCGACCAGATGCCGGTAATCTGGCTGGCGGCGATGCTGGTCAGCGTTCTGGTGGCCAGCCCGATCGGCGCCATCAGCCTGAGAACGTCCGGCGTCTATTTCATCATGATCACGCTGGCCTTCGCGCAGATGATCTACTATTTCGCCATCTCCTGGCCGGCCTATGGCGGCGAGGACGGGCTTTCCATCATCACGCGCAACGGTTTTCCGGGCGTGAACACCGCCAACCCGCTGAGCTTCTTCCTGATCTGCTACGGCGTTCTGGCCGTCGCCCTGCTCATGTTCTGGCTGATCCAGAATTCGCGCTTCGGTGCGGCCCTTCAGGCCGGGCGGCAGAACGAGCAGCGCCTTGCCGCCGTCGGCATCGTGCCGTTCCGGGTGCGGCTGGTGGCGTTTGCGATCTCGGCGGCGATCACCGGCCTTGCCGGCGCGCTGTTTGCCGATCTCAACCGTTTCGTCAGCCCGTCCATGCTGTCGTGGCAGATGTCGGGTGAGTTGATCGTGCTGATCATCCTTGGCGGCACGGCGCGGCTGTTCGGGCCGGTTGCCGGTGCGATGCTGTTCGTGCTGTTCGAATTCGCGCTTGGCGGCGTCACCGAGCGCTGGCAGTTCTTCCTCGGCCTGATCCTGCTTGGCGTCGTGTTGTTTGCCCGCGGCGGGCTGATCGGCCTCGTTGCCGGAAAGGCGCGTCATGGCTGA
- a CDS encoding DUF1007 family protein → MKLKMRTAMLASAAAALLVSTVPASVHPHVFAEARLDVVLNPDHTVKSLRHLWRFDDLFSSTVLMEFDKNSDLKLDDTELKEVANTIYTSLAEYGYFQIVTSNGKDVKMKPPAHLMANYENDQLIVLFESEPEQPLKLSGKIDFGVYDPTFYTAIDFTEDANMSVADLPPMCTKQVIRPDPDTAIAQNQSTLTDAFFNDPTGTDMSKIFATRLELNCTAKG, encoded by the coding sequence ATGAAGCTGAAAATGCGAACGGCGATGCTGGCTTCGGCTGCCGCAGCCCTCCTGGTCTCGACCGTCCCGGCCAGCGTCCATCCCCATGTCTTTGCCGAAGCACGGCTCGATGTCGTGCTCAACCCCGACCACACGGTAAAGTCGCTGCGGCATCTGTGGCGCTTTGACGACCTGTTCTCATCCACCGTGCTGATGGAGTTCGACAAGAACTCCGATTTGAAGCTAGACGATACCGAGCTTAAGGAAGTCGCCAACACCATCTACACTTCGCTTGCCGAGTATGGCTACTTCCAGATCGTCACCTCCAACGGCAAGGACGTGAAGATGAAGCCGCCGGCCCATCTCATGGCCAACTACGAGAACGACCAGCTTATCGTGCTGTTCGAGTCCGAACCGGAGCAACCGCTGAAGCTGTCGGGCAAGATCGATTTCGGCGTCTATGACCCGACCTTCTACACCGCGATCGACTTCACCGAGGACGCCAACATGTCGGTTGCGGACCTCCCGCCCATGTGCACGAAGCAGGTCATCCGCCCCGATCCCGATACGGCCATCGCCCAGAACCAGTCGACGCTCACCGACGCCTTCTTCAACGACCCGACCGGCACAGACATGAGCAAGATTTTCGCGACCCGCCTTGAACTGAACTGCACAGCCAAAGGATAG
- a CDS encoding nickel/cobalt transporter, with protein MKKTTIRLVFATLAIAYVLTHFAGLAHAQSSLGIGTNEAMVPSTGLFAGLMNWVNAQQQAFYRSLTGAMKAMRDNGGQMWVLVGLSFAYGIFHAAGPGHGKAVISSYMLANEVALRRGIMLSFISAFLQALTAIVMMALLFLVLRGTSISMTKATWFLEVSSYVLITLFGAWLLWRKAGPLVRGWFGANPAYSLSAAHAHAHAHSHASHDHHDHACDHPSHMHEHHDHAHGHAHAHSHSHATLRGHSHAHSHAAGQVCESCGHSHAPDPAMISGDHFDWKTAWSAVTAVGLRPCSGALIVLTFAFLNGIWAGGILSVFAMALGTAITVSALATLAVTAKNWAVAAAGDGRLGNRIHTTIEIGGAGLVFVLGLLLLTASLTV; from the coding sequence GTGAAGAAGACGACCATCCGCTTGGTGTTTGCTACCTTGGCGATAGCCTATGTGCTCACGCATTTCGCCGGCCTCGCCCACGCGCAAAGCTCGCTCGGCATCGGCACCAACGAAGCCATGGTGCCCTCGACCGGGCTGTTCGCCGGCTTGATGAATTGGGTCAACGCTCAGCAGCAGGCCTTCTACCGCTCGCTGACCGGCGCGATGAAGGCGATGCGCGACAATGGCGGCCAGATGTGGGTTCTGGTCGGGCTGTCTTTCGCATACGGCATTTTCCACGCCGCCGGTCCCGGCCACGGCAAGGCGGTCATTTCCTCCTATATGCTCGCCAACGAAGTGGCCTTGCGGCGCGGCATCATGCTGTCCTTCATCTCCGCCTTCCTGCAGGCGCTCACCGCGATCGTCATGATGGCGCTGCTGTTCCTCGTGCTGCGCGGCACCTCGATCTCGATGACCAAGGCGACCTGGTTCCTCGAAGTCTCGAGCTATGTGCTCATCACGCTGTTCGGCGCATGGCTGCTCTGGCGCAAGGCCGGCCCACTGGTGCGCGGCTGGTTCGGCGCCAACCCGGCCTACAGCCTGTCGGCGGCACATGCCCACGCGCACGCTCATTCCCACGCCAGCCACGATCATCATGACCACGCCTGCGACCACCCCTCACATATGCATGAGCACCACGATCATGCGCACGGTCACGCGCATGCTCATAGCCACAGCCACGCCACGTTGCGCGGTCACTCCCATGCCCACAGTCATGCAGCCGGTCAGGTTTGCGAGAGCTGCGGTCATTCCCATGCCCCGGACCCGGCGATGATCTCGGGCGATCATTTCGACTGGAAGACGGCATGGTCGGCGGTTACAGCGGTTGGCCTGCGTCCCTGCTCGGGCGCGCTGATCGTCCTGACCTTCGCCTTCCTCAACGGCATCTGGGCCGGCGGTATCCTGTCGGTCTTCGCCATGGCCCTCGGCACGGCAATCACCGTTTCGGCGCTGGCAACCCTGGCAGTCACCGCCAAGAACTGGGCCGTAGCAGCAGCAGGCGACGGCCGCCTCGGCAACCGCATCCACACCACCATCGAGATCGGCGGCGCCGGACTGGTGTTCGTCCTCGGCCTGCTCTTGTTGACCGCAAGCCTGACGGTGTAG
- a CDS encoding branched-chain amino acid ABC transporter permease: MSTALLIEQILNGLQFGVMLFLMAAGLTLIFGVMGLINLAHGSLYMIGAFACAAVAAATGSFWLGLVASLAAAAAAGALVELVVIRRLYDRDHLDQVLATFALILIFSEGTRWLFGSFPLYLDIPSALSGAVQLPGGGRYPLYRLAIIGVGIAVAVGLYLLISKTRLGMRIRAGESDREMIAALGVDIRTLYTVVFALGAALAGLAGALVGALQSVQVGMGEPVLILAFVVIVIGGIGSIKGALVGAILVGLVDTLGRFLLPKLFAAFMGPAQGATAGAAIASMLIYIVMALILAFRPKGLFAANA, from the coding sequence TTGTCCACTGCGCTCCTGATCGAGCAAATACTGAACGGGCTGCAGTTCGGCGTCATGCTTTTCCTGATGGCGGCGGGGCTGACGCTGATCTTTGGCGTGATGGGCCTGATCAATCTTGCCCATGGCTCGCTCTACATGATCGGTGCATTCGCCTGTGCGGCAGTGGCGGCTGCGACCGGGTCGTTCTGGCTCGGACTGGTTGCCAGCCTAGCTGCGGCGGCGGCCGCCGGTGCGCTGGTCGAGCTCGTCGTCATCCGGCGGCTTTACGACCGCGACCATCTCGATCAGGTGCTTGCCACCTTCGCGCTGATCCTGATCTTTTCGGAAGGCACGCGCTGGCTTTTCGGCTCGTTCCCGCTTTATCTCGACATTCCATCCGCTCTTTCGGGCGCGGTGCAATTGCCGGGCGGCGGGCGTTATCCGCTCTACCGGCTGGCCATCATCGGCGTCGGCATTGCGGTTGCGGTCGGGCTTTACCTGCTGATCTCCAAGACGCGGCTCGGCATGCGTATCCGCGCCGGCGAATCCGACCGTGAGATGATTGCAGCACTCGGCGTCGATATCCGCACACTCTACACCGTCGTCTTCGCGCTGGGAGCTGCCCTTGCAGGCCTTGCCGGCGCGCTGGTCGGCGCGTTGCAATCAGTGCAGGTCGGCATGGGCGAACCGGTGCTGATCCTGGCCTTCGTCGTCATCGTCATTGGCGGCATAGGCTCGATCAAAGGCGCTCTCGTGGGCGCGATCCTCGTCGGGCTGGTTGACACGCTCGGGCGCTTCCTGCTGCCGAAACTGTTCGCGGCTTTCATGGGGCCGGCGCAGGGCGCGACGGCGGGTGCGGCGATCGCCTCGATGCTGATCTATATCGTCATGGCGCTCATTCTGGCGTTCCGGCCCAAGGGCCTGTTCGCGGCCAATGCGTGA